GCGACGTCGGCGTCCGAGTGCCCGGCCAGGCCGTCCTGGCCGGGCCAGTGCAGGCCGGCCACCCAGCAGGGCCGGCCGGCCTCGAAGGCGTGCACGTCCGTGCCGATGGCCACCCGCGGAACGATCATGGACCCGAGCGTACGCGAGCCGGTCGGCACCGCGCGACCTGCGCAGATCGGAAACGTTCAGCCGACGGAGGGGCCGATTTCCGCGCCGATCCCGTGGGCGGCCAGCGTCACGCGCCGGTGGCCAGCAGGTGCTCGGCCAGCGCCAGGTCGAACGGACGAGTGATCTTCAACGCATGCTCCGAGCCGGGCACGCACGCCACCGGCACCCCGAGCTTCTCGACCAGCCCCGCGTCGTCGGTGAGCGGGTCGGCGGCAGCGGCGTGCGCGGCGGCCAGCACCGCCCGACGGAAACCCTGCGGGGTCTGCACCGCCCGCAGGGCGGCGCGGTCGACGGTGCCGAGCACGATTTCGCCGGCACCGACCTGCTTGATGGTGTCGACCACCGGCAGCACGGGAATGACCGCGTCCCGCCCGGCGCGGACCGCCGCCGCGACGGACTCCACCAACTCGGGCGGGGTCAGCGCCCGGGCGGCGTCGTGCACCAGGATGATCTCCGGGCCGGCGGGCACCGCGGCGAGCGCGGCGGCGACCGACGCCTGCCGCTCGGCACCGCCGGGCACGACGGTCACCGGGGCCACCGGGGCCAGCAGCTCGCGTACCGCCGCCACCTCTGCCGGCGGGGCGGCCACCACGACGGTACGCACCGACACGGCGCCGGCGAGCCGGCGGACCGCGTGCACCAGCAGCGGCTCGCCGCCCAGCGGGCGCAGCGCCTTCGGCCGGCCGGGACCGAGACGTACCCCCGCACCCGCGGCAGGCACGAGGACCGCGACGTCACCGCGCGGATTGAGCTGCGCGGTCACGTCGCGGTCCTCGGTGGTTTCTTCGCTACGAATCGGGTACGACGATGGGGTGCGGATCAGGCCTCGGTCAGCACCTTGTCGAGCAATGTCTCCGCCTCGTCCTTGGTGCTCTTCTCAGCCAGCGCGACCTCGCCGACGAGAATGTCGCGGGCCTTGGCGAGCATGCGCTTCTCGCCCGCGGACAGCCCCCGCTCCCGCTCCCGGCGCCACAGGTCACGGACGACCTCGGCCACCTTCAGCGGGTTGCCGGAGGCCAGCTTCTCCAGATTCGCCTTGTAACGCCGCGACCAGTTGGTCGGCTCCTCGGTGTGCGGAGCCCGAAGAACGTCGAAGACCTTTCCGAGGCCCTCCTCGCCGACCACCTCGCGCACACCCACGATCTCGGCGTTCTCAGCGGGCACCCGGACCGTGAGGTCACCCTGCGCGACCCTCAGGACGAGGTACTGCTTCTCCTCGCCTTTGATGACCCGAGTCTCGATTGCCTCGATGAGTGCGGCCCCGTGGTGGGGGTAAACAACGGTCTCGCCGACACTGAAAACCATAGGTTCGAAACCCCTTTCGCTGTGTCTAGGGTAACACGCTCAGACACCGATGTCTCACCGCTGTCCTGACCGTTGGCGCAGCTCAGGGGCCCTGTGAGAGGTATTTCTTCGGCTTGACAGGCCGCCAGACCGAAGAATCGAACACGCTCCGTGACGATCAAGTGACGTCCCGGTACGGGTGATGGCAACCCGGGATCAAGGGCGTTGCGCTCGCACTCATGGTATCCCGCGGCGCGGGTACGCGCCCAGATGTGGCGGGAGGAGGTCCGGTGCGGGACGCTGGAAGGAGCCGCCGGCTCGCCGGCACAACTCCAGGGGGTCCGATGGGCAAGCCCGACGCAGACGACCCCGGACTGCCCGACCTGCCGCCGGAGTGGGGCCGGGTGGTCGTGCCGGACGACGCCTCCGCACTGGCCGGCGAGGCCGCGCGGATCCGCCGGGAGCTGCGCGGATCCGCGCACGACGCCACCCCCCGGGCCGTGCCGCCGCTCGCGATGCCACTGCTGGTGCTCCTGGTCGCCGTGGTCACCGCCGTGACCGGTCTGGTCGCGGTCACCTGGTCTCGCTCCAGCCGCCCCACGCCGCAGTCGACGCCGGCCCCATACGCGCCACCGCCCGGACTGACCGGACGGCCAGTCCCGGCGCTCGACCTGGTCGACGACGGGCAACCGGTGCCGCTGCGCGGACTGGTGCCGGCGGTCATCGTCCTGGTCGACGGGTGCGCGTGCGCGCAGGAGATGGCCGGCACCGCCGCCGTCGCGCCGCCCGGCGTCACGGTGATCACCATCGACGCCGATCCGGCGGTCCACGTCCCGCCCCCACCCG
The sequence above is a segment of the Micromonospora sp. WMMA1363 genome. Coding sequences within it:
- the ispD gene encoding 2-C-methyl-D-erythritol 4-phosphate cytidylyltransferase — translated: MTAQLNPRGDVAVLVPAAGAGVRLGPGRPKALRPLGGEPLLVHAVRRLAGAVSVRTVVVAAPPAEVAAVRELLAPVAPVTVVPGGAERQASVAAALAAVPAGPEIILVHDAARALTPPELVESVAAAVRAGRDAVIPVLPVVDTIKQVGAGEIVLGTVDRAALRAVQTPQGFRRAVLAAAHAAAADPLTDDAGLVEKLGVPVACVPGSEHALKITRPFDLALAEHLLATGA
- a CDS encoding CarD family transcriptional regulator, encoding MVFSVGETVVYPHHGAALIEAIETRVIKGEEKQYLVLRVAQGDLTVRVPAENAEIVGVREVVGEEGLGKVFDVLRAPHTEEPTNWSRRYKANLEKLASGNPLKVAEVVRDLWRRERERGLSAGEKRMLAKARDILVGEVALAEKSTKDEAETLLDKVLTEA